The window GAACAATCCGGCCAAGCTCAAGGGGCTCGATCTCGAGGCGAATTACGACGCGGGCACGACGTACATCGGCGCGTCGGTCTCGCTCATCGACGGCACGTACGACGAAGACTACGATTCAGGCGGATACGCGTATCCAAGCCTCCAAAGTCTCTATCTCGCGCCGAAGACGAAGGTAGCGATCGATGGCGGCTTCAGGTTCTTCGAACGCAAGCTGACCGTCGGCGGCCGCCTTACACGCGTCGTCCCCGAGGACATGCTGGGAGCGGTCAACACGCAGTCGCCGATCTACAGGCCGTATCTCCTGCTCGACGCCTACGCGTCCTACAAGCTCAACGACAACGTCACCGTCCGCGCCGCGATCGAGAACATCACCGACCGCGCCTATGTGGACGCGATGGCCTCCCAACTCACCGCTTCGCCGGGCCGCACAGCGACCCTCGGCGTGACGGCGCGGTTCTGAACCGCCGCGCCCGCTTCCAGCCCTCGCCTTGACCGGGGGACGACCCAAGGAGATTGCGCCATGGCTCTCACCATCACCGCTTACGACGCTGACGGCGACGGCGTCGGCGTCAACGTCGCGACCTATCTCTCAGGCTTCGACGCCGACTTCGCCCCCAGCGGCTGGGGCTTCTTCAGCGCCAATCCGGCGGATTTCTCCGGCGACGAGTTCGCGGTGTCGGACAGCAGCGACACCACGCTGCCGATCGCGGACGGCCAGTCGGTGATCTTCGAATCCGGGTCCGCCGGCGATCTCAACTACAACTTCTCCAACCACACGCTGGGCGGCGCGCTGGACGCGGTGACCTTCGGCGAAGGCCTCAGCTACGCCTCGGCCACGGACGACTTCACCTCCACGGTCGACCTCAGGATCGGCGGGCTGGGACTGACCGGCACGGGCGCCAACAACCCCGTGCACAACCTCGTCTACGACACCATGTACGGCGGCACGTCGGTGCTGAAGGCCCAGCTCGCCGCGAACGCGATCGTGTTCAACGGCAGCACCGGCGCGGACACCTTCACCGGCTATGGCCATGCCGACACGCTGAACGGCGGCAAGGGCAACGACACGCTCACCGGCGGCGCGGGCAACGACACGCTGAACGGCGGCGCGGGCAACGATCGTCTCATCGGCGGCTTGGACAGCGACCGCCTCGTCGGCGGCGACGGCGCCGACGTGATGAGCGGCGGCAAGGGCAACGACGTGATCTACGGCCAGGCCGGCAACGATCGTCTCATCGGCGATGCGGGCAACGACGTGTTGATCGGCGGCGAAGGCCGCGACGTGTTCCAGTTCGCCGCGGGCTTCGGCAAGGACCGCATCAACGACTTCGAAGCGGGACCGGGCGCCGGCGACCGCATCTCCTTCGCCTCCTCGATCTTCGACAGTTTCGCGGACGTGCTGGCTGCGACCACGGACTCGGGCGCGAACGCCGTGATCAGGGTCGACGCCAACAACACGATCACGCTCCTCGGCGTGAACGCCGCGGACCTTCACGCCAACGACTTCCTGTTCACCTGACCCTATTGTTCCAAGGCCGGCGCGGATACGTTCGCACCGGCCCCTGCCCCACGATGAGAGATGCTATGGCCGACGCCGCGCCCGACCTGATCGACCGCCCCGCGGAGAGCCGCGTCCAGACGCTGCGCCGCGCCACCCACGACATGCACGAGCGGCTCGACGCGCGGATCATGCAGGCCCAGCCCTTCGCCAGCCGCGCCTCCTACGTTCGCTTTCTCGAGGTCCAGCGCCGCTTCCATGCGGACGTCGCGCCGCTCTACGCCGACGCCCGGCTGCAACTGGTCGCGCCCGACCTCGCCGCGCGCGCGAAGCTGGCGCTGATCGAGCAGGACCTTCGCGATCTCGGGGCCGAGCCGGCGCCTCTGACGGACCCCGCCGTCGACCCCTCCGATCTTCCGGCCGCGCTCGGCTGGCTCTATGTGGCGGAAGGCTCGAGC is drawn from Methylopila sp. 73B and contains these coding sequences:
- a CDS encoding biliverdin-producing heme oxygenase — encoded protein: MADAAPDLIDRPAESRVQTLRRATHDMHERLDARIMQAQPFASRASYVRFLEVQRRFHADVAPLYADARLQLVAPDLAARAKLALIEQDLRDLGAEPAPLTDPAVDPSDLPAALGWLYVAEGSSLGAAFLLKEALKLGLDPDFGARHLAAHPEGRGLHWRRFTQALDDAPLSADEEARAVAAAAAAFARVRGLVDDLMPK